A single window of Paroedura picta isolate Pp20150507F chromosome 8, Ppicta_v3.0, whole genome shotgun sequence DNA harbors:
- the C8H10orf53 gene encoding UPF0728 protein C10orf53 homolog → MPRNALVTLRYGPYRSCGVVEHRTFRLQGLQAVLKEDGHQVVLEETQDWNDVQLIVNGETVFQCNINDLDFGGDGKLDPLCEEARKAVLNAY, encoded by the exons ATGCCGAGGAACGCGCTGGTGACGCTCCGCTACGGGCCCTACAGGAGCTGCGGCGTGGTGGAGCACCGGACCTTCcgcctgcagggcttgcaag CTGTGTTGAAAGAAGACGGACACCAAGTCGTCCTTGAGGAAACACAAGATTGGAATGATGTACAGCTCATAGTGAACGGGGAGACCGTCTTTCAGTGTAACATCAATGACCTGGATTTTG gcggtGATGGCAAACTGGACCCGCTTTGTGAAGAAGCTAGGAAAGCAGTGTTAAATGCCTATTAA